Proteins from a genomic interval of Brachybacterium vulturis:
- a CDS encoding MarR family winged helix-turn-helix transcriptional regulator: MSSSRRAEDGRDQPAAPPPLFSIGSSDPGQELVDRRGLDDRDIAQIDALMAALARLRDAEQELTDASLRYMQLGRTDMRALHFLIVCENTGTLATPGAITQALGISSASTTKLLDRLEDAGHVRRARHPSDRRALVITIEPSTRSEAMRTVGTAQARRVDAVRRLLPAEREIVTGFLEDMAAQISVDGVDWSACEDAGSES, from the coding sequence ATGAGCTCGTCGCGCCGCGCCGAGGACGGTCGCGATCAGCCCGCCGCTCCTCCACCCCTGTTCAGCATCGGTTCCAGCGATCCGGGGCAGGAGCTGGTCGATCGCCGGGGCCTGGATGACCGGGACATCGCCCAGATCGATGCACTGATGGCCGCCCTGGCCCGCCTCCGGGACGCGGAGCAGGAGCTGACCGACGCCTCCCTGCGGTACATGCAGCTGGGGCGGACGGACATGCGCGCCCTGCACTTCCTCATCGTCTGCGAGAACACCGGCACCCTCGCCACCCCCGGCGCCATCACCCAGGCGCTGGGGATCTCGAGCGCCTCGACGACCAAGCTCCTGGACCGGCTCGAAGATGCCGGGCACGTCCGCCGCGCACGACACCCCTCGGATCGTCGGGCCCTGGTGATCACCATCGAGCCCTCCACCCGGAGCGAGGCGATGCGCACCGTGGGAACGGCCCAGGCGCGCCGCGTGGATGCAGTCCGACGCCTGCTGCCCGCCGAGCGCGAGATCGTGACCGGCTTCCTCGAGGACATGGCCGCGCAGATCTCTGTGGACGGCGTGGACTGGAGCGCCTGCGAGGACGCCGGATCCGAGAGCTGA
- a CDS encoding MMPL family transporter, translating into MTSPAPSAAPSGPTHRRTGPSFPRVLRVLLPALLILGWLVAAGIGGPYFGRVDEVSSNDPAAYLPDSADATEVSQRVQDFTGSESIPAIVVVTAEEEMDDETLASLTEVTEALAALDTVAGDVSPAIPSEDGRAVQVFVPLDADADLGAAVEEVEAELTAGLPDELSSYVTGPAGFSADLAEGFAGIDGLLLGVALAAVLVILLIVYRSLLLPLIVLSTSLFALCAALLTIWHLAAADVLLLSGQTQGILFILVIGAATDYSLLYVARYRDELRHTKERGRATLTALRGTFEPVLASGGTVIAGLLCLLLSDLKSNSTLGPVAAIGIVFAMAAALTFLPAVLYATGRVAFWPRRPHFAPDAPDAGADPAAHGVWGRIALAVRRRPRRLWIVTALVLAVGCLGVTQLEADGVPQSDLVLTASSAREGQAALGEHFPGGSGSPVQIITAESSLQEVTDQLLLQDGIESVAVTTEDSPAGTAPVTEEGIQAQGPRGSPAPEPTVVGGDVLVQATLSDAADSAAAAATVREVRADLAAEDLEALVGGVTATSIDTNDASAHDRALIIPVVLVVITLILMLLLRSILAPVLLIATTVLSFGTAMGISALAFEHLFAFPGADPAVPLFGFVFLVALGIDYNIFLMTRVREESLAHGTREGVVRGLSVTGGVITSAGMVLAATFAALGVIPILFLAQIAFIVAFGVLLDTFVVRTLLVPALALDLGKIIWWPSALWRRGRD; encoded by the coding sequence ATGACCTCTCCGGCGCCGTCGGCCGCCCCCTCCGGGCCCACCCATCGACGCACAGGTCCCTCGTTCCCGAGGGTGCTGAGAGTGCTGCTGCCCGCCCTGCTGATCCTCGGCTGGCTGGTCGCCGCCGGGATCGGCGGACCGTACTTCGGTCGCGTCGACGAAGTCTCCTCGAACGATCCCGCCGCCTATCTGCCGGATTCCGCGGACGCCACGGAGGTCTCTCAGCGGGTCCAGGACTTCACCGGTTCCGAATCGATCCCTGCGATCGTCGTGGTCACCGCCGAGGAGGAGATGGACGACGAGACCCTCGCCTCGCTCACCGAGGTCACGGAGGCGCTCGCCGCGCTGGACACGGTCGCCGGGGACGTCTCCCCCGCGATCCCCTCCGAGGACGGTCGCGCGGTGCAGGTCTTCGTGCCGCTGGACGCCGACGCCGATCTCGGCGCCGCCGTCGAGGAGGTCGAGGCGGAGCTCACCGCCGGCCTGCCCGACGAGCTCAGCTCGTACGTGACCGGACCGGCCGGCTTCTCCGCCGACCTCGCCGAAGGCTTCGCCGGCATCGACGGGCTGCTGCTGGGCGTCGCACTCGCCGCCGTGCTGGTGATCCTCCTGATCGTCTACCGCTCGCTGCTGCTGCCGCTGATCGTGCTGTCGACGAGCCTGTTCGCGCTGTGCGCGGCGCTGCTGACCATCTGGCATCTGGCCGCGGCCGACGTGCTGCTGCTGTCGGGGCAGACCCAGGGAATCCTGTTCATCCTCGTCATCGGGGCTGCCACCGACTACTCCCTGCTGTACGTCGCCCGGTACCGCGATGAGCTGCGGCACACGAAGGAGCGGGGACGGGCGACGCTCACGGCGCTCCGGGGGACGTTCGAGCCGGTGCTCGCCTCCGGCGGCACAGTCATCGCCGGTCTGCTGTGCCTGCTGCTGTCGGACCTGAAGTCCAACAGCACGCTGGGACCGGTGGCGGCGATCGGGATCGTCTTCGCGATGGCGGCCGCCCTGACCTTCCTGCCCGCCGTGCTGTACGCCACCGGTCGGGTCGCCTTCTGGCCGCGCCGCCCGCACTTCGCGCCCGACGCGCCGGACGCCGGCGCGGACCCTGCCGCCCATGGGGTCTGGGGACGGATCGCGCTGGCCGTGCGGCGGCGGCCGCGACGGCTCTGGATCGTCACCGCGTTGGTGCTCGCGGTCGGCTGCCTGGGCGTCACCCAGCTCGAGGCCGACGGGGTGCCCCAGTCCGATCTCGTGCTCACCGCCTCGTCCGCACGCGAGGGTCAGGCCGCACTCGGCGAGCATTTCCCGGGCGGTTCCGGTTCCCCGGTGCAGATCATCACCGCCGAGTCCTCCCTCCAGGAGGTCACCGACCAGCTGCTCCTCCAGGACGGCATCGAGTCGGTGGCGGTCACCACCGAGGACTCCCCCGCCGGCACCGCACCGGTGACCGAGGAGGGCATCCAGGCGCAGGGGCCCCGGGGCTCCCCGGCGCCGGAGCCGACGGTGGTCGGCGGCGACGTGCTGGTGCAGGCGACGCTGTCGGATGCCGCGGACTCCGCGGCGGCCGCGGCGACGGTGCGTGAGGTGCGTGCGGACCTCGCCGCCGAGGACCTCGAGGCGCTGGTGGGCGGCGTGACCGCGACCTCGATCGACACCAACGACGCCTCCGCCCACGACCGCGCCCTGATCATCCCGGTGGTGCTGGTGGTCATCACGCTGATCCTGATGCTGCTGCTGCGTTCGATCCTGGCCCCGGTGCTGCTGATCGCCACCACCGTGCTGTCCTTCGGCACCGCGATGGGGATCTCCGCGCTGGCGTTCGAGCATCTCTTCGCCTTCCCCGGCGCCGACCCGGCCGTGCCCCTGTTCGGCTTCGTGTTCCTGGTGGCCCTCGGCATCGACTACAACATCTTCCTGATGACCAGGGTGCGCGAGGAGTCGCTGGCGCACGGCACCCGGGAGGGAGTGGTGCGCGGGCTCTCCGTGACCGGCGGCGTCATCACCTCGGCGGGCATGGTGCTTGCGGCGACCTTCGCCGCGCTCGGAGTGATCCCGATCCTGTTCCTCGCCCAGATCGCCTTCATCGTGGCCTTCGGCGTGCTGCTGGACACCTTCGTGGTGCGCACGCTGCTGGTGCCCGCTCTGGCCCTCGACCTCGGGAAGATCATCTGGTGGCCCTCGGCGCTCTGGCGGCGCGGCCGGGACTGA
- a CDS encoding formyltetrahydrofolate deformylase — protein sequence MNALSSPAPNSADPSGTSHEFVLTVVCAESPGIVHAISGAILEVDGDITESRQFVSSTTHRYYLRMQVRTPAAAQELKAALGPAVERFGLELQIDEVGRPVRTLILGSTTLHCVNDLLFRMESGHLPIEVPLILANHPTLEKLAGFYDVPFEHRPTRGEGAKAAFEDRVREAVEEHDIELVVLARYMQILSPELCAELAGRCINIHHSFLPGFKGANPYRQAHARGVKQIGATAHFVTTDLDEGPIIEQEVLRVDHTRSPEELMAIGQDAEIRTLRQAVAWFAQSRVLLDGSRTIVFR from the coding sequence ATGAACGCTCTCTCCTCCCCCGCCCCGAACTCCGCAGACCCCTCCGGGACCAGTCATGAGTTCGTCCTCACCGTGGTCTGCGCCGAGTCCCCCGGCATCGTCCACGCGATCTCCGGCGCCATCCTCGAGGTCGATGGCGACATCACCGAGAGTCGACAGTTCGTCAGCAGCACCACCCATCGCTACTACCTGCGGATGCAGGTCAGGACCCCCGCTGCGGCCCAGGAGCTGAAGGCCGCACTGGGCCCGGCGGTGGAGCGTTTCGGCCTCGAGCTGCAGATCGACGAGGTGGGACGCCCGGTGCGCACCCTGATCCTCGGTTCGACGACCCTGCACTGCGTGAACGATCTGCTGTTCCGGATGGAGTCCGGTCACCTGCCGATCGAGGTCCCGCTGATCCTGGCGAACCATCCCACCCTGGAGAAGCTGGCCGGCTTCTACGACGTGCCCTTCGAACATCGGCCCACCCGCGGTGAAGGCGCGAAGGCCGCCTTCGAGGATCGGGTGCGCGAGGCGGTGGAGGAGCACGACATCGAGCTGGTGGTGCTGGCCCGCTACATGCAGATCCTGTCCCCGGAGCTGTGCGCCGAGCTCGCCGGCCGCTGCATCAACATCCACCACTCCTTCCTGCCCGGCTTCAAGGGCGCCAACCCCTACCGGCAGGCGCATGCGCGCGGGGTGAAGCAGATCGGGGCGACCGCCCACTTCGTCACCACCGATCTGGACGAGGGGCCGATCATCGAGCAGGAGGTGCTGCGGGTGGACCACACCCGCTCACCCGAGGAGCTGATGGCGATCGGGCAGGACGCCGAGATCCGGACTCTGCGCCAGGCCGTGGCCTGGTTCGCCCAGTCGCGGGTGCTGCTGGACGGCTCGCGGACCATCGTCTTCCGCTGA
- a CDS encoding carbohydrate ABC transporter permease, with protein MTATPETTGTAPAPASDDPPPRPRRTGLGPRERSSTIASTVAMVVIGASFMVPLLWVVLASFNTEATLSISWPENWSLGNYAAIWNMETTFRPLLNSVILCGGAAAVTMVTAVLCAYPMSRYRFRAKRPLLLGIIFSTGLPITAIMIPVYALFVQVNLIDSMFGAILFLGASSLPYAIFLTKGFMDGVPVEIEESAWTEGAGVYRALWSVVLPLMRPGLAVAAIFTFVMMWGNFFVPFMLLLSPDKLPAAVTLYTFSSQYGQVAYGQLAAFSIFYSLPVVVLYLFLGRSLGQGFAAAGGVKG; from the coding sequence ATGACCGCGACCCCCGAGACCACCGGCACCGCGCCGGCGCCGGCCAGCGACGACCCACCACCGCGGCCGCGCCGCACCGGCCTGGGGCCGCGCGAGCGCAGCAGCACGATCGCCAGCACCGTGGCGATGGTGGTGATCGGCGCGAGCTTCATGGTGCCGCTGCTGTGGGTGGTGCTGGCCTCCTTCAACACCGAGGCGACCTTGTCGATCTCGTGGCCGGAGAACTGGTCCCTGGGCAACTACGCCGCGATCTGGAACATGGAGACCACCTTCCGGCCGCTGCTGAACTCAGTGATCCTGTGCGGTGGGGCGGCGGCGGTCACGATGGTCACCGCGGTGCTGTGCGCCTACCCGATGTCGCGATATCGGTTCCGCGCCAAGCGGCCGCTGCTGCTGGGCATCATCTTCTCCACGGGGCTGCCGATCACCGCGATCATGATTCCGGTGTACGCATTGTTCGTGCAGGTGAACCTCATCGACTCGATGTTCGGTGCGATTCTCTTCCTCGGCGCCAGCTCCCTGCCGTACGCGATCTTCCTGACCAAGGGCTTCATGGACGGGGTCCCCGTGGAGATCGAGGAGTCGGCCTGGACCGAGGGGGCCGGCGTGTACCGCGCGCTGTGGTCGGTCGTGCTGCCCCTGATGCGACCCGGCCTGGCCGTGGCGGCGATCTTCACCTTCGTGATGATGTGGGGCAACTTCTTCGTCCCGTTCATGTTGCTGCTGAGCCCGGACAAGCTGCCCGCCGCGGTGACGCTCTACACCTTCTCCTCCCAGTACGGCCAGGTCGCCTACGGTCAGCTGGCCGCGTTCTCGATCTTCTACTCATTGCCCGTGGTGGTGCTGTACCTGTTCCTCGGCCGCAGCCTGGGCCAGGGTTTCGCGGCGGCCGGTGGCGTCAAGGGGTGA
- a CDS encoding carbohydrate ABC transporter permease gives MSTSAPVAEHDPPSSATRPTPPRRGRLGNRLTAGRAVPMVPAFLLLAGFMLGPIVYSVYLAFTDKAIRGEGAEQTEFVGFSNFTDAFADADFWNSVVLTVIFTVISALLGQNIMGMLLALLIERAHRVITFTVTAIVIAAWILPEVVAGYLLYTFFSPDGSLNAIITAIGLPPQQLLFSAPIFAVSFANIWRGTAFSMLVYSAALSSVPSDVYESAALDGAGPLRRFTSVTLPLLRPAIATNLMLTTLQTLSVFGLIFIMTGGGPARQSQTLPLYTYEQAFSYGQLGYGTAVALLLLLIGAVASMAYLRLLPEEDKR, from the coding sequence ATGAGCACCAGCGCGCCCGTGGCGGAGCACGATCCGCCCTCCTCCGCCACGCGCCCGACGCCGCCTCGACGGGGGAGGCTGGGCAACCGCCTGACCGCCGGCCGGGCGGTGCCGATGGTTCCCGCGTTCCTGCTGCTGGCCGGGTTCATGCTGGGGCCGATCGTGTACTCCGTGTACCTCGCCTTCACCGACAAGGCGATCCGCGGGGAGGGTGCCGAGCAGACCGAGTTCGTCGGCTTCTCCAACTTCACCGACGCCTTCGCCGACGCGGACTTCTGGAACTCCGTGGTCCTCACCGTGATCTTCACGGTGATCTCCGCGCTGCTCGGTCAGAACATCATGGGCATGCTGCTGGCCCTGCTCATCGAACGCGCCCACCGGGTGATCACCTTCACGGTGACCGCCATCGTGATCGCCGCCTGGATCCTGCCGGAGGTGGTGGCCGGCTATCTGCTGTACACGTTCTTCTCCCCGGACGGATCGTTGAACGCGATCATCACGGCGATCGGGCTGCCACCGCAGCAGCTGCTGTTCAGCGCCCCGATCTTCGCCGTGTCCTTCGCGAACATCTGGCGCGGGACCGCCTTCTCGATGCTGGTGTACTCGGCCGCGCTGAGCTCCGTACCCAGCGATGTCTACGAGTCCGCGGCCCTGGACGGTGCCGGGCCGCTGCGCCGGTTCACCTCGGTGACGCTCCCGCTGCTGCGACCGGCGATCGCCACCAACCTGATGTTGACCACCCTGCAGACGCTCTCGGTCTTCGGATTGATCTTCATCATGACCGGGGGCGGGCCGGCCCGCCAGAGCCAGACCCTGCCGCTGTACACGTACGAGCAGGCGTTCTCCTACGGTCAGCTCGGCTACGGCACCGCCGTGGCCCTGCTGCTGCTCCTGATCGGGGCGGTGGCCTCCATGGCGTACCTGCGTCTGCTTCCGGAGGAGGACAAGCGATGA
- a CDS encoding extracellular solute-binding protein, with amino-acid sequence MAPGPFSRPSLDRRSFLRLSAGVATVVPLAALAGCAGANADPGVIRIAFQQFGSGTVKEQWITDAAAEFSAENPELTVELVPIVASEGDYFTKNELLMSSPRTSPDLVYEDSFILLSDVGAGYLRPMTELATGYEHWGDVADASKVAVTGEDGEIYGMPITTDTRAIWFHRGVLEEAGLPGDWQPSTWEDILDAARAIRDSDSDATPFFMFCGTPQGEKASMQGFEMLLYGTSAEGWLYDRETRKWIIGSTGFIDSLTFVRTIFEEDLTLPLAQHLDPNISETIYNTLLPEKKLGMLIDGSWISRTWAESAARPWPEWPDVMGLADMPTQDGGGNGTVTLAGGWGLSIPEYVTDKEIAFRFLETLVSTENLVDYAIADNHITVRDDVAADERYQGYSPAVDYFTRILKTAYYRPALPAYPQVSSAIQVAMEAVMTGDSPESAAAAYDATVIDIVGRESVQEAGA; translated from the coding sequence GTGGCCCCAGGACCGTTCTCCCGGCCGTCCCTCGACCGCCGCAGCTTCCTGCGCCTGAGCGCCGGCGTCGCGACGGTGGTGCCGTTGGCCGCACTCGCGGGCTGCGCCGGTGCCAACGCCGATCCGGGCGTGATCCGGATCGCCTTCCAGCAGTTCGGCTCGGGCACCGTCAAGGAGCAGTGGATCACCGACGCTGCCGCGGAGTTCTCCGCCGAGAACCCGGAGCTGACCGTCGAGCTCGTCCCCATCGTCGCGTCCGAAGGGGACTACTTCACCAAGAACGAGCTGCTGATGAGTTCGCCGCGCACCAGCCCCGATCTGGTGTACGAGGACTCCTTCATCCTGCTCTCGGACGTCGGGGCCGGATACCTCCGGCCGATGACCGAGCTGGCCACCGGCTATGAGCACTGGGGTGACGTCGCTGATGCCTCGAAGGTCGCAGTCACCGGAGAGGACGGCGAGATCTACGGGATGCCGATCACGACGGACACCCGCGCGATCTGGTTCCATCGCGGCGTGCTCGAGGAGGCAGGCCTGCCCGGGGACTGGCAGCCCAGCACCTGGGAGGACATCCTCGACGCGGCGCGCGCGATCCGTGACTCCGACAGCGACGCGACCCCGTTCTTCATGTTCTGCGGCACCCCGCAGGGCGAGAAGGCCTCCATGCAGGGTTTCGAGATGCTCCTGTACGGCACCTCCGCCGAGGGGTGGCTCTATGACCGCGAGACCCGGAAGTGGATCATCGGCTCGACGGGCTTCATCGACTCCCTGACGTTCGTCCGGACGATCTTCGAGGAGGACCTCACCCTGCCGCTGGCCCAGCACCTCGATCCGAACATCTCCGAGACGATCTACAACACGCTGCTGCCCGAGAAGAAGCTCGGCATGCTCATCGACGGCTCCTGGATCTCGCGGACCTGGGCCGAATCCGCGGCTCGGCCATGGCCCGAGTGGCCCGACGTGATGGGTCTGGCGGACATGCCCACCCAGGACGGGGGCGGGAACGGCACCGTGACGCTCGCAGGAGGCTGGGGACTGTCCATCCCCGAGTACGTCACCGACAAGGAGATCGCCTTCCGCTTCCTCGAGACGCTGGTCTCCACCGAGAACCTGGTGGACTACGCGATCGCTGACAACCACATCACCGTGCGCGACGACGTCGCGGCGGACGAGCGCTACCAGGGGTATTCCCCGGCAGTCGACTACTTCACGAGGATCCTGAAGACCGCCTACTACCGCCCGGCACTGCCGGCCTACCCGCAGGTGTCCTCGGCGATCCAGGTCGCGATGGAAGCCGTGATGACGGGCGACAGCCCGGAGTCGGCGGCCGCCGCCTACGACGCCACCGTCATCGACATCGTCGGCCGCGAGAGCGTGCAGGAGGCCGGCGCATGA
- a CDS encoding NUDIX domain-containing protein, with the protein MPGVTALVLDPARTRMLAVRRADDGAWTPVTGIIDPGEEPARAAVREVAEEAKVACHALRLLEVRTLPPVTYPNGDRAQYLDLCFRCEADGESMPVPADGENTEARWFPVGAPPPMNERFTRQLSLALEDHVETRFRR; encoded by the coding sequence ATGCCCGGTGTCACCGCGCTGGTGCTGGATCCCGCCCGCACGCGGATGCTCGCCGTCCGACGAGCCGATGACGGCGCCTGGACCCCGGTCACCGGGATCATCGACCCGGGGGAGGAGCCGGCACGTGCCGCCGTCCGCGAAGTCGCGGAAGAAGCCAAGGTCGCCTGCCATGCGCTGCGGCTGCTCGAGGTCCGCACATTGCCCCCGGTCACCTATCCGAACGGGGATCGTGCGCAGTACCTCGATCTGTGCTTCCGGTGCGAGGCGGACGGTGAGTCGATGCCGGTCCCGGCCGACGGGGAGAACACCGAGGCGCGCTGGTTCCCGGTCGGCGCGCCACCGCCGATGAACGAGCGTTTCACGAGACAGCTGTCGCTGGCCCTGGAGGATCACGTCGAGACCCGGTTCCGGCGATGA
- a CDS encoding TM2 domain-containing protein — protein sequence MSNPGDHGSWNPQGHDDRAPHGAQNDAGLPPQDPWAQPPASQDPYAQPSSHSASDPYGQQPFAGQDPFGQGQQGWSAAPGSGPSASDPYGQPGAAGPVPPGQVQSRLVVGLLGIFLGGFGVHRFLLGYTTIGIIQILVTVFTCGIGAWWGVIEGIMVLARSSAFERDAYGRPLTD from the coding sequence ATGAGCAATCCCGGTGATCACGGCTCCTGGAACCCCCAGGGGCACGACGACCGCGCCCCGCACGGTGCGCAGAACGACGCGGGGCTGCCCCCGCAGGATCCGTGGGCGCAGCCGCCCGCCTCGCAGGACCCCTACGCACAGCCCTCGTCGCACTCCGCCTCGGATCCCTACGGTCAGCAGCCGTTCGCCGGGCAGGATCCCTTCGGACAGGGACAGCAGGGATGGTCGGCGGCACCCGGTTCCGGGCCCTCGGCCTCGGACCCCTACGGACAGCCCGGCGCTGCCGGCCCGGTGCCGCCGGGCCAGGTGCAGAGCCGTCTGGTGGTGGGTCTGCTGGGCATCTTCCTCGGTGGGTTCGGGGTGCACCGCTTCCTCCTGGGCTACACCACCATCGGCATCATCCAGATCCTCGTCACCGTCTTCACCTGCGGCATCGGGGCGTGGTGGGGCGTCATCGAGGGGATCATGGTGCTGGCCAGGTCGTCGGCCTTCGAGCGTGACGCCTACGGCCGTCCCCTGACCGACTGA
- the der gene encoding bifunctional cytidylate kinase/GTPase Der, protein MHTSAPHDPSDLASTRPAEGITIAIDGPAGSGKSTVSRLVADALDGGILDTGAMYRSVTWWCLDQGIDLADREAVARAAEEIDLVQGTDPAGATVVVAGTDITAEIRSERISQQVSAVATNTLVRAILQRRQRELFFAAAAERGFCVAEGRDITTVVAPDAQVRVLLTASDEERMRRRAAELDLEDSEDTRARMADQVLRRDRDDATVSEFRTAAEGVETVDTTGLGVEDVVEQVLMLVAAAESDQEEALHGRPEPAARDRAVLSDRGPRAEGTAGPTDQEVETALRAGLSAYDLDEEDLALLTGHEEEGPRLAVQRNLPVVAVVGRPNVGKSTLVNRILGRREAVVEDRPGVTRDRVFYEAEWTGKDFWLVDTGGWEERVQGMAHRVAEQAEFAVSLADVVMFIVDANVGITTTDEQLLKVLRKAKVPIVLVANKVDDERGELEAAALWNLGLGEPHAVSALHGRGSGDLLDTVVGAMPEEGRGAPADHGPRRVALLGRPNVGKSSLLNRLAREQRVVVDDIAGTTRDPVDEKITLGGKEWTFVDTAGIRRRVLQAQGADYYASLRTRAALDRAEIAVVLLEASEPISTQDLKIIDMVLESGRALVLAFNKWDLLDEERHKALEHEIERDLAHVAWAPRVNISARTGRHAEKLVPALETALDSWDRRIPTGRLNAFLGQLVAAHPHPLRGGKQSRILFATQARTRPPRFVIFASGFLEHGYRRFIERRLREDFTFTGSPIVIGVRIREKRRR, encoded by the coding sequence ATGCACACCAGCGCGCCGCACGACCCCTCCGACCTCGCATCCACCCGCCCGGCCGAGGGCATCACCATCGCCATCGACGGCCCGGCCGGCTCCGGCAAGTCCACCGTGTCGCGACTGGTGGCCGATGCCCTCGACGGCGGGATCCTCGACACCGGCGCGATGTACCGGTCGGTGACCTGGTGGTGCCTGGACCAGGGCATCGACCTCGCCGACCGTGAGGCCGTCGCCCGCGCCGCCGAGGAGATCGACCTCGTCCAGGGCACGGATCCCGCAGGCGCCACGGTCGTGGTCGCCGGCACCGACATCACGGCCGAGATCCGCTCCGAGCGGATCTCCCAGCAGGTCAGCGCCGTCGCCACCAACACGCTGGTGCGCGCGATCCTGCAGCGTCGCCAGCGCGAGCTGTTCTTCGCCGCGGCCGCGGAGCGCGGCTTCTGCGTCGCCGAGGGACGTGACATCACCACCGTCGTCGCCCCCGACGCCCAGGTGCGGGTGCTGCTGACCGCCTCCGACGAGGAGCGCATGCGGCGCCGTGCCGCGGAGCTGGACCTCGAGGACTCCGAGGACACCCGGGCGCGGATGGCGGACCAGGTCCTGCGCCGCGACCGCGACGATGCCACCGTCTCCGAGTTCCGCACCGCCGCCGAGGGCGTCGAGACCGTGGACACCACCGGCCTCGGTGTCGAGGACGTCGTCGAACAGGTCCTGATGCTGGTCGCGGCCGCCGAATCCGACCAGGAGGAGGCCCTGCACGGCCGTCCCGAGCCGGCGGCCCGGGACCGTGCGGTCCTCTCCGACCGGGGGCCTCGCGCCGAGGGCACCGCTGGTCCCACCGATCAGGAGGTCGAGACCGCACTGCGGGCAGGCCTGTCCGCCTACGACCTCGACGAGGAGGACCTGGCGCTGCTCACCGGGCACGAGGAGGAGGGGCCGCGCCTCGCCGTCCAGCGCAATCTCCCCGTCGTCGCCGTCGTCGGCCGCCCGAACGTCGGAAAATCCACGCTGGTCAATCGGATCCTGGGCCGTCGCGAGGCGGTCGTGGAGGACCGTCCCGGGGTGACCCGCGACCGCGTGTTCTACGAGGCGGAATGGACCGGGAAGGACTTCTGGCTGGTCGATACCGGAGGCTGGGAGGAGCGGGTCCAGGGCATGGCCCACCGGGTCGCGGAGCAGGCCGAGTTCGCCGTCTCCCTCGCCGACGTGGTGATGTTCATCGTCGATGCGAACGTGGGCATCACGACCACCGACGAACAGCTGCTCAAGGTGCTCCGCAAGGCGAAGGTGCCGATCGTGCTGGTCGCCAACAAGGTCGACGACGAGCGCGGTGAGCTCGAGGCCGCGGCGCTGTGGAATCTCGGCCTGGGGGAGCCGCATGCGGTCTCCGCCCTGCACGGCCGTGGTTCCGGCGACCTGCTCGACACCGTGGTGGGCGCCATGCCCGAGGAGGGCCGCGGCGCCCCCGCGGATCACGGACCGCGCCGCGTCGCGCTCCTCGGCCGCCCGAACGTCGGGAAGTCCTCGCTGCTGAACCGGCTCGCCCGGGAGCAGCGCGTCGTGGTCGACGACATCGCCGGCACCACCCGGGACCCGGTCGACGAGAAGATCACCCTCGGCGGCAAGGAGTGGACCTTCGTGGACACCGCCGGGATCCGACGGCGAGTCCTCCAGGCCCAGGGCGCCGACTACTACGCCTCGCTGCGCACCCGGGCGGCCCTGGACCGGGCCGAGATCGCCGTGGTGCTGCTCGAGGCCTCCGAGCCGATCTCGACCCAGGACCTGAAGATCATCGACATGGTCCTGGAATCGGGTCGTGCCCTGGTGCTCGCCTTCAACAAGTGGGATCTGCTGGACGAGGAGCGGCACAAGGCGCTCGAACACGAGATCGAGCGTGATCTCGCGCATGTCGCCTGGGCGCCGCGCGTGAACATCTCCGCCCGGACCGGCCGGCACGCCGAGAAGCTGGTGCCCGCGCTCGAGACGGCGCTGGACTCCTGGGACCGGCGCATCCCCACCGGACGGCTCAACGCCTTCCTCGGCCAGCTGGTGGCCGCGCATCCGCATCCGCTGCGCGGCGGCAAGCAGTCCCGCATCCTGTTCGCGACGCAGGCACGCACCCGACCGCCGCGCTTCGTCATCTTCGCCAGCGGGTTCCTCGAGCACGGCTACCGCCGGTTCATCGAACGCCGCCTGCGCGAAGATTTCACCTTCACCGGCTCGCCCATCGTGATCGGCGTGCGGATCCGGGAGAAGCGCCGGCGCTGA